Proteins from a genomic interval of Pseudomonas anuradhapurensis:
- a CDS encoding DUF1090 domain-containing protein, which produces MKRISTLFLLSTLGLAAGTAQAAQPDAGLTGCAAKRSAIENQLKIARDHGNTGQVTGLEEALRGVDNCTDAGLRKEREQKVLDARHEVAQREKDLKKAEKKGDSEKINKRKDKLAESRKELQEAVEDLDR; this is translated from the coding sequence ATGAAACGTATTTCGACCCTTTTCCTGCTCTCGACACTTGGCCTGGCCGCTGGCACTGCCCAGGCAGCCCAGCCGGATGCCGGCCTGACCGGCTGCGCCGCCAAGCGCAGCGCCATCGAGAACCAGCTGAAGATTGCCCGCGACCATGGCAACACCGGCCAGGTCACAGGGCTGGAAGAGGCGTTGCGCGGGGTCGACAATTGCACCGATGCCGGCCTGCGCAAGGAACGTGAGCAAAAGGTGCTCGACGCCCGTCACGAAGTGGCACAACGGGAAAAGGACTTGAAGAAAGCCGAGAAGAAAGGCGACTCGGAGAAAATCAACAAGCGCAAGGACAAGCTGGCCGAGTCGCGCAAGGAATTGCAGGAAGCGGTGGAGGACCTGGACCGCTAA
- a CDS encoding c-type cytochrome: MLKRLTVVLLAALALGGALSGCDRVDPNSPLGKRKVIFKDMLRTSEDLGGMLRGRLPFDGVKFADGAQKLDNLAHQPWQHFPQVRDGGDSSARAEVWERQARFHDLARQLEGVTGELADISRSQPLDAAQLKAPMDKVEAACKACHSEFRNH; this comes from the coding sequence ATGTTGAAGCGATTGACCGTTGTTCTGCTGGCAGCATTGGCCCTGGGCGGCGCCTTGAGTGGTTGCGACCGGGTCGACCCCAACTCGCCGCTGGGCAAGCGCAAGGTAATCTTCAAGGACATGCTCAGAACCAGCGAAGACCTGGGCGGCATGTTGCGTGGCCGGCTGCCTTTCGATGGGGTGAAGTTCGCCGACGGTGCTCAGAAGCTGGACAACCTCGCGCACCAGCCCTGGCAACACTTTCCACAGGTGCGTGATGGTGGCGACAGCAGCGCTCGCGCCGAGGTATGGGAACGCCAGGCACGCTTTCACGACCTGGCCCGGCAGCTGGAAGGCGTCACAGGCGAACTGGCCGATATCAGCCGTAGTCAGCCGCTCGATGCTGCGCAGTTGAAGGCGCCGATGGACAAGGTCGAAGCGGCGTGCAAGGCCTGTCATAGCGAATTTCGTAATCATTGA
- a CDS encoding murein transglycosylase A, with protein sequence MKSALRHLAWTLPVLALLAGCNGGENAKPEPHAIATYVPATWNDLPAVSDEDLLAGFYAWRSGCEKLARDPVWAATCEAAGSATASAAQVRTFLEQNLEVYGLRSAENNAHGLITGYYEPVYPGSLKQSATNHVPVYGIPDDMIVVDLASVYPELKGKRLRGRLDGRVLKPYDTAEVINRNGVKAPVLAWLTDPMDLQFLQVQGSGRVQLEDGRQLRLGYADQNGHPYRPIGRWLVEQGQLKKEEVSMGAIHAWAQANPQRVPELLASNPSYVFFSTRPDSNEGPRGSLNVPLTAGYSVAIDRKVIPLGSLLWLSTTRPDATPVVRPVAAQDTGGAITGEVRADLFWGTGPEAGELAGNMKQQGQIWMLWPKGKPLPEVPKVP encoded by the coding sequence ATGAAATCAGCCCTGCGCCATCTGGCCTGGACGCTCCCGGTGCTGGCTTTGCTGGCCGGCTGCAACGGCGGCGAGAACGCCAAGCCGGAGCCCCACGCCATTGCCACCTACGTCCCGGCCACCTGGAATGACCTGCCGGCAGTCAGCGACGAAGACTTGCTGGCCGGCTTCTATGCCTGGCGCAGCGGTTGCGAGAAGCTCGCGCGCGACCCGGTGTGGGCCGCCACCTGCGAAGCCGCCGGCAGTGCCACGGCCAGCGCCGCCCAGGTGCGCACATTCCTTGAGCAGAACCTGGAGGTATACGGCCTGCGCTCCGCCGAGAACAACGCCCATGGCCTGATTACCGGCTACTACGAACCGGTCTACCCCGGCAGCCTCAAGCAATCGGCAACCAACCACGTGCCGGTCTACGGTATTCCCGACGACATGATCGTGGTCGACCTGGCCAGCGTGTACCCCGAGCTCAAGGGCAAGCGCCTGCGCGGGCGCCTCGACGGGCGGGTGCTCAAGCCTTACGACACCGCCGAGGTCATCAACCGCAACGGCGTAAAGGCACCGGTGCTGGCCTGGCTGACCGACCCTATGGACCTGCAATTCTTGCAGGTGCAGGGTTCCGGCAGGGTGCAACTGGAAGACGGCCGCCAGCTGCGCCTGGGCTACGCCGACCAGAACGGCCATCCATACCGGCCGATCGGGCGCTGGCTGGTGGAACAAGGCCAGCTGAAAAAGGAAGAAGTCAGCATGGGCGCCATTCACGCCTGGGCCCAGGCCAACCCGCAGCGGGTACCGGAGCTGCTTGCCAGCAACCCCAGCTACGTCTTCTTCAGCACCCGCCCCGACAGCAACGAAGGCCCGCGTGGTTCACTGAACGTGCCCCTGACCGCTGGGTACAGCGTAGCCATCGACCGCAAGGTGATTCCGCTGGGCAGCCTGCTCTGGCTATCCACCACCCGCCCGGACGCAACTCCGGTGGTACGCCCGGTGGCGGCTCAGGATACCGGAGGGGCAATTACGGGTGAGGTGCGGGCCGACCTGTTCTGGGGCACCGGGCCGGAAGCCGGGGAACTGGCCGGGAACATGAAGCAGCAAGGGCAGATCTGGATGCTGTGGCCCAAGGGCAAGCCGTTGCCTGAAGTACCAAAGGTGCCTTGA
- a CDS encoding MAPEG family protein, whose product MTVALWCILIALVLPPLCGLIAKVSGRFGLKDNHDPRAFLDTLSGLPRRAHAAQQNSYEAFPAFAAAVLVADIVGNAEQVTQDVLGVMYITSRLLYIICYLADWAVLRSLVWFAGMAMIVAFFVVSI is encoded by the coding sequence ATGACCGTTGCCCTGTGGTGCATTTTGATCGCGTTGGTGCTGCCACCCCTGTGCGGGCTGATCGCCAAGGTAAGTGGCCGTTTCGGCCTGAAAGACAACCACGACCCGCGCGCTTTCCTGGATACGCTTTCCGGCCTGCCACGCCGTGCACATGCCGCCCAGCAGAACAGCTACGAGGCCTTTCCGGCGTTTGCCGCGGCGGTGCTGGTGGCCGATATCGTCGGCAATGCCGAGCAGGTGACCCAGGATGTGCTGGGGGTGATGTACATCACCAGCCGCTTGCTTTACATCATCTGCTACCTGGCGGACTGGGCCGTGCTGCGCTCGCTGGTGTGGTTTGCCGGGATGGCGATGATCGTGGCGTTCTTTGTAGTTTCCATCTGA
- a CDS encoding EamA family transporter, producing the protein MLATSLVLIAALLHATWNTLIKFSGERLLVIASMDTVALAFAVLAVAFAEVPPASVWPWLLASALAEQLYRFLLIQAYRVGDLGLVYPLMRGLSPLVVLALTLAFAGESLSQQQIIGILLIPCGMACLLWQGGGGERLPWSMLPVVALIGLCIGCYTWFDGQAVRLWGKPWDYLVWLTLLSAWPFPLLASVARRAPFVLFWRLQWRLGLAVGLCVLLSYALVLWAMHLGSVAEAAALRELSVILVVVLGMRYLKEPFGRPRLLACGLVLAGMLIMKL; encoded by the coding sequence GTGCTGGCAACTTCCCTGGTACTGATCGCCGCCTTGCTGCATGCGACCTGGAATACCCTGATCAAATTCAGTGGTGAGCGCCTGCTGGTGATCGCCAGCATGGACACGGTGGCGCTGGCTTTCGCGGTGCTTGCCGTGGCCTTCGCCGAGGTGCCGCCGGCCAGCGTCTGGCCTTGGCTGCTGGCGTCGGCGTTGGCCGAGCAGTTGTACCGCTTCCTGCTGATCCAGGCCTACCGCGTCGGCGATCTGGGGCTGGTCTACCCGCTGATGCGCGGGCTATCGCCCCTGGTGGTGCTGGCACTGACCCTGGCCTTTGCCGGCGAATCGCTGAGCCAGCAGCAGATCATCGGCATCCTGCTGATCCCCTGCGGCATGGCCTGCCTGTTGTGGCAGGGCGGTGGCGGTGAGCGGCTACCCTGGTCGATGCTACCGGTGGTCGCCCTGATCGGCCTGTGCATCGGCTGCTACACCTGGTTTGACGGCCAGGCCGTGCGCCTGTGGGGCAAGCCCTGGGACTACCTGGTGTGGCTGACATTGCTCAGCGCCTGGCCCTTTCCATTGCTGGCCAGCGTGGCGCGACGTGCGCCGTTCGTGCTGTTCTGGCGCCTGCAGTGGCGCCTGGGGCTGGCAGTCGGGCTGTGCGTATTGCTCAGTTACGCCCTGGTGCTGTGGGCCATGCACCTCGGCTCGGTGGCTGAGGCGGCGGCACTGCGGGAATTGAGCGTGATCCTGGTGGTAGTGCTGGGCATGCGCTACCTCAAAGAACCTTTTGGCCGGCCCAGACTCCTAGCTTGCGGGCTGGTGTTGGCCGGCATGTTGATAATGAAGCTTTGA
- a CDS encoding cation:proton antiporter, whose amino-acid sequence MLELVAAFICLTTLLTYVNYRFIGLPPAIGVMVTALLFSLMLQGLSLIGFPGLEARVEGLMNQIDFNDLLMHWMLAFLLFAGALHVNLADLRSYRWPIGLLATVGVLIATVVIGYLSHWVFALFGWQVPLIYCLLFGALISPTDPIAVLGALRTANASKPLKTTIVGESLFNDGTAVVVFTVLLGIIRLGETPSMTDTAILFAREAIGGVVFGGLIGYATYRMIKSVEQYQVEVMLTLALVIGGSAMCYELHVSAPIAMVVAGLIIGNLGRNLAMNDMTRRYMDGFWELIDDMLNALLFALIGLELLLLPFNWLHLAAGGVLALAVLLSRLLTVAPAIVLLRRWRPVPKGTVRVLTWGGLRGGVSVALALSLPLGEERDLLLSITYIVVLSSILVQGLSIGRVVRKVSAQP is encoded by the coding sequence ATGCTTGAACTAGTTGCCGCATTTATCTGCCTCACCACCCTCCTCACCTATGTGAATTACCGTTTCATCGGCCTGCCCCCCGCCATTGGCGTGATGGTTACGGCGCTGCTGTTCTCCCTGATGCTGCAGGGCCTGAGCCTGATCGGCTTCCCCGGCCTGGAAGCACGCGTCGAAGGGCTGATGAACCAGATCGACTTCAACGACCTGCTGATGCACTGGATGCTGGCCTTCCTGCTGTTCGCCGGCGCCTTGCACGTCAACCTCGCCGACCTGCGCAGCTACCGTTGGCCGATCGGCCTGCTGGCCACCGTCGGTGTGCTGATCGCCACCGTGGTCATCGGTTACCTGTCGCACTGGGTGTTCGCCCTGTTCGGCTGGCAGGTGCCACTGATCTACTGCCTGTTGTTCGGCGCCCTGATCTCGCCCACCGACCCGATCGCCGTGCTTGGCGCGCTGCGTACCGCCAATGCCTCCAAGCCGCTCAAGACCACCATTGTCGGCGAATCGCTGTTCAACGATGGCACCGCAGTGGTGGTGTTCACCGTGTTGCTCGGCATCATCCGCCTGGGCGAAACCCCGAGCATGACCGACACGGCGATCCTGTTCGCCCGCGAGGCCATCGGCGGGGTAGTGTTCGGCGGCCTGATCGGCTACGCCACCTACCGCATGATCAAGAGCGTCGAGCAGTACCAGGTGGAAGTGATGCTGACCCTGGCGTTGGTCATCGGTGGCTCGGCCATGTGCTACGAACTGCACGTTTCGGCGCCGATCGCCATGGTGGTGGCCGGCCTGATCATCGGCAACCTGGGGCGCAACCTGGCGATGAACGACATGACCCGCCGCTACATGGACGGTTTCTGGGAGCTGATCGACGACATGCTCAATGCCCTGCTGTTCGCGCTGATCGGCCTGGAGCTGTTACTGCTGCCGTTCAACTGGCTGCACCTGGCAGCCGGTGGCGTGCTGGCCCTGGCGGTGCTGCTGTCGCGGCTGCTGACCGTGGCCCCGGCGATCGTCCTGCTGCGGCGCTGGCGCCCGGTGCCCAAGGGCACGGTACGGGTGCTGACCTGGGGTGGCCTGCGCGGTGGGGTGTCGGTGGCCCTGGCGCTGTCGCTGCCTTTGGGCGAGGAACGTGACCTGCTGCTGTCGATCACCTACATCGTGGTGCTGTCGTCGATCCTGGTGCAGGGTTTGAGCATTGGCCGGGTGGTGCGCAAGGTCAGCGCCCAGCCATGA
- a CDS encoding acyl-CoA thioesterase, giving the protein MNFHTRKWVKPEDLNPNGTLFGGSLLRWIDEEAAIYAIVQLGNQRVVTKYISEINFVSASRQGDIIELGITATEFGRTSITLKCEVRNKITRKAILTVDKMVFVNLGEDGLPAPHGRTEIKYIQDQFPDSAVE; this is encoded by the coding sequence ATGAACTTTCACACCCGCAAATGGGTTAAACCCGAAGACCTCAACCCCAATGGCACGCTGTTCGGTGGCAGCCTGTTGCGCTGGATCGATGAAGAGGCGGCGATCTACGCCATTGTCCAGCTGGGCAACCAGCGCGTGGTGACCAAGTACATATCGGAAATCAACTTCGTCAGTGCCTCGCGCCAGGGCGACATCATCGAGCTTGGCATCACCGCCACCGAGTTCGGCCGCACCTCGATCACCCTCAAGTGCGAAGTGCGCAACAAGATCACCCGCAAGGCCATTCTCACCGTCGACAAGATGGTCTTCGTCAACCTGGGCGAAGACGGGCTGCCGGCGCCCCACGGGCGCACCGAGATCAAATATATCCAGGACCAGTTCCCGGATTCGGCGGTGGAGTGA
- the ahcY gene encoding adenosylhomocysteinase: MSAANMPAGFTDYKVADISLAAWGRRETIIAESEMPALMGLRRKYLAEQPLKGAKILGCIHMTIQTAVLIETLVALGAEVRWSSCNIFSTQDQAAASIAAAGIPVFAWKGETEEEYEWCLEQTILKDGQPWDANMVLDDGGDLTELLHKKYPQVLERVHGITEETTTGVHRLLDMLAKGELKVPAINVNDSVTKSKNDNKYGCRHSLNDAIKRGTDHLLSGKQALVIGYGDVGKGSAQSLRQEGMIVKVTEVDPICAMQACMDGFEVVSPFIDGINNGTEASIDKALLGKIDLIVTTTGNVNVCDANMLKALKKRAVVCNIGHFDNEIDTAFMRKNWAWEEVKPQVHKIHRTGAGSFDPQNDDYLILLAEGRLVNLGNATGHPSRIMDGSFANQVLAQIFLFQQKFADLSAEKKAERLTVEVLPKKLDEEVALEMVRGFGGVVTQLTQQQADYIGVTVEGPFKPHAYRY, encoded by the coding sequence ATGAGCGCTGCAAACATGCCTGCTGGTTTTACCGATTACAAAGTCGCCGACATCTCCCTGGCCGCCTGGGGCCGTCGCGAAACCATCATCGCCGAATCGGAAATGCCTGCACTGATGGGCCTGCGTCGCAAGTACCTGGCCGAGCAACCGCTCAAGGGTGCGAAGATCCTGGGCTGCATCCACATGACCATCCAGACCGCCGTGCTGATCGAAACCCTGGTTGCCCTGGGTGCCGAAGTGCGCTGGTCGTCCTGCAACATCTTCTCCACCCAGGACCAGGCCGCCGCGTCCATCGCCGCCGCCGGCATCCCGGTGTTCGCCTGGAAAGGTGAAACCGAGGAAGAATACGAGTGGTGCCTGGAGCAGACCATCCTCAAGGATGGCCAGCCATGGGATGCCAACATGGTCCTCGACGACGGTGGCGACCTGACCGAACTGCTGCACAAGAAGTACCCGCAGGTACTGGAGCGCGTACACGGCATCACCGAAGAAACCACCACTGGCGTGCACCGCCTGCTGGACATGCTGGCCAAGGGCGAGCTGAAAGTCCCGGCGATCAACGTCAACGACTCGGTCACCAAGAGCAAGAACGACAACAAGTACGGCTGCCGTCACAGCCTGAACGACGCCATCAAGCGTGGTACCGACCACCTGCTGTCGGGCAAGCAGGCCCTGGTGATCGGCTACGGTGACGTGGGCAAGGGCTCGGCCCAGTCCCTGCGCCAGGAAGGCATGATCGTCAAGGTCACCGAAGTCGACCCGATCTGCGCCATGCAGGCCTGCATGGACGGCTTCGAAGTGGTTTCGCCGTTCATCGACGGTATCAACAACGGCACCGAAGCCAGCATCGACAAGGCCCTGCTGGGCAAGATCGACCTGATCGTGACCACCACCGGTAACGTCAACGTCTGCGACGCCAACATGCTCAAGGCCCTGAAGAAGCGCGCCGTGGTCTGCAACATCGGCCACTTCGACAACGAGATCGACACCGCCTTCATGCGCAAGAACTGGGCCTGGGAAGAGGTCAAGCCGCAGGTGCACAAGATCCACCGCACCGGCGCCGGCAGCTTCGACCCACAGAACGACGACTACCTGATCCTGCTGGCCGAAGGCCGCCTGGTCAACCTGGGTAACGCCACTGGCCACCCAAGCCGCATCATGGACGGTTCGTTCGCCAACCAGGTACTGGCCCAGATCTTCCTGTTCCAGCAGAAGTTCGCCGACCTGTCGGCCGAGAAGAAAGCCGAACGCCTGACCGTGGAAGTGCTGCCGAAGAAGCTCGACGAAGAAGTGGCCCTGGAAATGGTCCGCGGCTTCGGCGGCGTGGTCACCCAGCTGACCCAGCAGCAGGCCGACTACATCGGCGTTACCGTAGAAGGCCCGTTCAAGCCGCACGCCTACCGCTACTGA
- the metF gene encoding methylenetetrahydrofolate reductase [NAD(P)H], whose protein sequence is MSQERRYSFEFFPTKTDAGHEKLMGVARQLAAYNPDFFSCTYGAGGSTRDRTLNTVLQLESEVKVPAAPHLSCVGDTKAELRTLLAEYKAAGIKRIVALRGDLPSGMGMASGELRYASDLVEFIRQETADHFHLEVAAYPEMHPQARNFEADLANFVHKVKAGADSAITQYFFNADSYFYFVERAQKLGVDIPVVPGIMPITNYSKLARFSDACGAEIPRWIRKQLEAYADDTASIQAFGEEVITRMCEQLLQGGAPGLHFYTLNQAEPSLAIWNNLKLPR, encoded by the coding sequence ATGTCCCAGGAACGCCGCTACAGTTTCGAGTTCTTCCCGACCAAGACCGATGCCGGCCACGAAAAGCTGATGGGCGTCGCCCGCCAGCTGGCCGCCTACAACCCGGACTTCTTCTCCTGCACCTACGGTGCCGGTGGCTCGACCCGCGACCGCACACTGAACACCGTGCTGCAGCTGGAAAGCGAAGTGAAGGTGCCCGCCGCGCCGCACCTGTCGTGCGTGGGTGACACCAAGGCCGAACTGCGCACCCTGCTGGCCGAGTACAAGGCTGCCGGCATCAAGCGCATCGTCGCCTTGCGTGGCGACCTGCCTTCGGGCATGGGCATGGCCAGTGGTGAACTGCGCTACGCCAGCGACCTGGTCGAGTTCATCCGCCAGGAAACCGCTGACCACTTCCACCTGGAAGTGGCCGCCTACCCGGAGATGCACCCACAAGCGCGCAACTTCGAGGCCGACCTGGCCAACTTCGTGCACAAGGTCAAGGCCGGTGCCGACAGCGCCATTACCCAGTACTTCTTCAACGCCGACAGCTACTTCTACTTCGTCGAGCGCGCACAGAAGCTGGGCGTGGATATCCCGGTGGTGCCCGGCATCATGCCGATCACCAACTACAGCAAACTGGCACGCTTCTCCGACGCCTGTGGCGCCGAGATCCCGCGCTGGATCCGCAAGCAGCTGGAAGCCTATGCCGATGACACCGCCAGCATCCAGGCATTCGGTGAAGAGGTGATCACCCGCATGTGCGAACAACTGCTGCAGGGCGGCGCACCGGGCCTGCACTTCTATACCTTGAACCAGGCCGAACCGAGCCTGGCCATCTGGAACAATCTGAAGCTGCCGCGCTGA
- a CDS encoding substrate-binding periplasmic protein, with protein MPYVARLLWILLFACLSPLALGERLRLVTDDWAPYVYLQDGQLRGIDYEVTTQVFARLGIEVEVQILPWKRCLAMIEQGLADGILDVFQNESRQPYLVYAAEPMSDVEFVLFQASARRHPVSKLGDLAGFTVGTSPGYSYGAAFNEAAYFKREAAPTHQANFGKLVLGRIDLAVTDRRVGHYLLRHLGLQQQVEVLPLVINRQAQYLALVRKPGRELLAQAFAEELRRFKQEPAYAAISQRYTGDIGNIPNAVEQQESSTAR; from the coding sequence ATGCCGTACGTCGCCCGTCTGTTGTGGATCCTCTTGTTCGCCTGCCTGAGCCCCCTGGCCCTGGGCGAGCGCCTGCGCCTGGTGACCGATGACTGGGCACCCTACGTGTATCTACAGGACGGCCAGCTGCGTGGCATCGACTACGAGGTCACCACCCAGGTGTTCGCACGCCTCGGCATCGAGGTGGAGGTGCAGATCCTGCCTTGGAAGCGCTGCCTGGCAATGATCGAGCAAGGCTTGGCCGACGGCATCCTCGACGTCTTCCAGAATGAGTCACGCCAGCCCTACCTGGTTTACGCCGCCGAGCCCATGTCGGATGTCGAGTTCGTGCTGTTCCAGGCCAGTGCACGTCGCCATCCGGTCAGCAAGCTGGGCGATCTCGCCGGCTTCACCGTCGGCACCTCGCCCGGCTACAGCTATGGTGCAGCGTTCAACGAGGCCGCCTACTTCAAACGCGAAGCCGCCCCTACCCACCAAGCCAACTTCGGCAAGCTGGTCCTGGGCCGCATCGACCTGGCAGTCACCGACCGCAGGGTCGGCCATTACCTGCTGCGGCACCTGGGCCTGCAACAGCAAGTCGAGGTATTGCCGCTGGTGATCAACCGCCAGGCGCAATACCTGGCCCTGGTACGCAAGCCTGGGCGCGAGTTGCTGGCCCAGGCCTTTGCCGAAGAACTGCGGCGTTTCAAGCAGGAACCGGCCTACGCAGCAATCAGCCAGCGCTACACAGGCGACATCGGAAACATTCCCAACGCCGTTGAGCAGCAGGAAAGCAGCACGGCGCGATAG
- a CDS encoding DEAD/DEAH box helicase: MSFASLGLSEALVRAIEAAGYTQPTPVQQRAIPAVLQGRDLMVAAQTGTGKTGGFALPILERLFPAGHPDKSQRHGPRQPRVLVLTPTRELAAQVHDSFKVYARDLPLVSACIFGGVGMNPQIQAIAKGVDVLVACPGRLLDLAGQGKVDLAHVEILVLDEADRMLDMGFIHDVKKVLARLPAKRQNLLFSATFSKDITDLADKLLHNPERIEVTPPNTTVERIEQRIYRLPASHKRALLAHLITLGAWEQVLVFTRTKHGANRLAEYLEKHGLTAAAIHGNKSQNARTKALADFKANSVRVLVATDIAARGLDIDQLPHVVNFELPNVEEDYVHRIGRTGRAGRSGEAISLVAPDEEKLLKSIERVTKQKIPDGDLMGFDASQVEAEKPEVRERPQNNGRGGRNQQARGEGGKDANGGRKDKGKDKGKAKQQAADKPAEKDKAGDKQQPRKPRDKKPRQQQQQASTSVPKVPADRDPEEFLDDEIDNFGNRADYVSPYQNGKGQGRNRRPGGNAGQGTGQRSNSGGQGRTGGQQRSGGGGEKRPARANNGGGARRDGGAGRGRPARDDVTRQEPAVRNPRQPEKQPVIIRKESKLDRYPTPEQLDDLPSRPRGERPALLTRKG, from the coding sequence ATGTCCTTTGCTTCCCTCGGTCTCTCCGAGGCTCTTGTCCGCGCTATCGAGGCTGCGGGCTACACCCAGCCGACCCCGGTGCAACAGCGGGCGATTCCCGCCGTGTTGCAAGGCCGCGACCTGATGGTCGCTGCACAGACAGGTACTGGTAAAACCGGCGGCTTCGCCCTGCCGATCCTTGAGCGCCTGTTCCCGGCCGGCCACCCCGACAAGTCGCAGCGCCACGGCCCACGCCAGCCCCGCGTGCTGGTCCTGACCCCGACCCGCGAACTGGCCGCCCAGGTCCATGACAGCTTCAAGGTGTACGCCCGCGACCTGCCACTGGTCAGCGCCTGCATTTTCGGCGGCGTCGGCATGAACCCGCAGATCCAGGCCATTGCCAAGGGTGTCGACGTCCTGGTCGCCTGCCCGGGCCGCCTGCTCGACCTGGCCGGCCAAGGCAAGGTTGACCTGGCCCATGTGGAAATCCTGGTACTCGACGAAGCCGACCGCATGCTCGACATGGGCTTCATCCATGACGTCAAGAAGGTACTTGCCCGCCTGCCGGCCAAGCGCCAGAACCTGCTGTTCTCGGCCACCTTCTCCAAGGACATCACCGACCTCGCCGACAAGCTCCTGCACAACCCGGAGCGGATCGAGGTGACCCCGCCGAACACCACCGTCGAGCGTATCGAGCAGCGCATCTATCGCCTGCCCGCCAGCCACAAGCGCGCGCTGCTGGCGCACCTGATCACCCTCGGCGCCTGGGAGCAGGTGCTGGTGTTCACCCGCACCAAGCACGGCGCCAACCGCCTGGCAGAATACCTGGAAAAGCACGGCCTGACCGCTGCCGCTATCCACGGCAACAAGAGCCAGAACGCCCGCACCAAGGCCCTGGCCGACTTCAAGGCCAACAGTGTGCGGGTACTGGTCGCTACCGACATCGCCGCCCGCGGCCTGGACATCGACCAGCTGCCCCACGTGGTCAACTTCGAGCTGCCGAACGTCGAGGAAGACTACGTTCACCGTATCGGCCGTACCGGCCGTGCCGGGCGCTCGGGCGAGGCCATTTCCCTGGTCGCGCCGGATGAAGAGAAGTTGCTCAAGAGCATCGAACGGGTAACCAAGCAGAAGATCCCGGACGGCGACCTGATGGGCTTCGACGCCAGCCAGGTAGAAGCCGAGAAGCCGGAAGTACGCGAGCGCCCGCAGAACAATGGCCGTGGCGGGCGTAACCAGCAGGCCCGTGGCGAAGGCGGCAAAGACGCCAACGGCGGCCGCAAGGACAAGGGCAAGGATAAAGGCAAGGCCAAGCAGCAGGCTGCGGACAAGCCGGCCGAGAAGGACAAGGCGGGTGACAAGCAACAGCCGCGCAAACCGCGCGACAAGAAGCCACGTCAGCAGCAGCAACAAGCCAGCACCAGCGTGCCGAAAGTGCCTGCCGACCGCGACCCGGAAGAGTTCCTGGACGACGAAATCGACAACTTCGGCAACCGTGCCGACTACGTAAGCCCGTACCAGAACGGCAAGGGCCAGGGTCGCAATCGCCGCCCGGGCGGCAATGCCGGCCAAGGCACCGGCCAGCGCAGCAACAGCGGCGGCCAAGGTCGTACGGGCGGCCAGCAGCGCAGCGGCGGTGGCGGCGAGAAACGCCCGGCCCGCGCCAACAATGGTGGCGGTGCCCGTCGTGATGGCGGCGCTGGCCGTGGCCGTCCCGCGCGCGATGATGTAACCCGGCAAGAGCCGGCCGTGCGCAACCCGCGCCAACCGGAAAAACAACCGGTGATCATCCGCAAGGAATCCAAGCTCGACCGTTACCCGACGCCCGAGCAACTGGATGACCTGCCAAGCCGTCCGCGTGGTGAGCGCCCGGCACTGCTGACCCGCAAGGGCTGA
- a CDS encoding YceI family protein, giving the protein MLKKTFAALALGTALISAGQAMAAEYKIDKEGQHAFVDWKISHLGYSFIHGTFKDFDGNFTWDSAKPEASKINVDLKTASLWSNHAERDKHIASADFLDVKKYPQAKFVSTSVKPTGDKTADVTGDLTLHGVTKPVTFKATFNGEGKDPWGGERAGFNATTTLNLNDFGIKGPGATSQTLDLDISLEGVKQK; this is encoded by the coding sequence ATGTTGAAAAAGACTTTTGCCGCTCTGGCGCTCGGTACCGCACTGATCTCCGCCGGCCAGGCCATGGCTGCCGAGTACAAGATCGACAAGGAAGGCCAGCACGCCTTCGTCGACTGGAAGATCAGCCACCTGGGCTACAGCTTCATCCACGGTACCTTCAAGGATTTCGACGGTAACTTCACCTGGGACAGCGCCAAGCCTGAAGCCAGCAAGATCAACGTCGACCTGAAAACCGCCAGCCTGTGGTCGAACCACGCCGAGCGTGACAAGCACATCGCCAGCGCCGACTTCCTTGACGTGAAGAAATATCCACAAGCCAAGTTCGTCTCCACCAGCGTCAAGCCGACTGGCGACAAGACTGCTGACGTGACCGGCGACCTGACCCTGCATGGCGTGACCAAGCCGGTGACCTTCAAGGCCACCTTCAACGGCGAAGGCAAGGACCCATGGGGTGGCGAGCGTGCCGGTTTCAACGCCACCACCACGCTGAACCTGAACGACTTCGGCATCAAAGGACCGGGCGCTACCTCGCAGACCCTGGACCTGGATATCAGTCTCGAAGGTGTCAAGCAGAAGTAA